Proteins encoded by one window of Superficieibacter sp. HKU1:
- the pfkB gene encoding 1-phosphofructokinase — MIYTLTLNTAIDMNIFSDPLLPGVVNRTHHTEYCPNGKGVNVALVLDHFQQPAHILGIFGGFTGHYIIDELRKRKIPVSPAWVNEPTRINIFIHDGAQEYKLVNPGSFINDDCKHQIVNILTQLSDSRYLVISGSLPKGIESRFYSEILEICQMKDIAVILDISHPSLRQLLEYKPLLIKPNDEELQAIFGLSVHNDEQAIAALAALHNSGAQNVLITLGARGMYFSNGSERWFCSAPEIELVSSACAGDASLAAFLSLWLAGGSVEDALKRASATGADVAGSAGLGQLNNIEKLLPEISVRRF, encoded by the coding sequence GTGATTTATACACTTACGCTGAATACGGCGATTGATATGAATATTTTTAGCGATCCTCTTTTACCTGGGGTGGTTAATCGCACGCACCATACGGAATACTGCCCAAATGGTAAAGGGGTCAATGTCGCACTGGTATTAGATCACTTTCAGCAACCTGCCCATATATTAGGTATTTTTGGAGGATTTACCGGTCATTATATCATTGACGAACTCCGTAAGAGAAAAATACCGGTCTCTCCCGCCTGGGTCAATGAACCAACGCGAATAAATATTTTTATTCATGATGGTGCGCAGGAGTATAAGCTGGTCAATCCTGGCTCTTTTATTAACGATGACTGTAAACATCAGATCGTCAATATACTCACACAATTATCAGACTCCAGGTATCTGGTCATCAGCGGCAGTTTACCAAAAGGGATCGAAAGCCGGTTTTACAGCGAGATCCTGGAGATTTGTCAGATGAAGGATATCGCCGTTATCCTGGATATCAGCCATCCTTCATTACGTCAACTACTGGAATATAAGCCGCTATTAATCAAGCCAAACGATGAGGAGCTACAGGCGATATTTGGTCTCTCTGTGCACAACGATGAACAGGCGATAGCGGCGCTGGCGGCATTACACAACTCTGGCGCACAAAACGTTTTAATCACGTTGGGAGCGAGGGGGATGTATTTTTCAAACGGGAGTGAACGTTGGTTTTGCAGTGCACCAGAGATTGAACTGGTCAGCTCTGCCTGCGCAGGTGATGCTTCTCTGGCGGCTTTTTTAAGCCTCTGGCTAGCAGGGGGAAGTGTGGAGGATGCCCTTAAACGTGCCAGCGCCACCGGGGCTGACGTAGCAGGATCTGCCGGGCTCGGTCAACTCAATAACATTGAGAAATTATTACCTGAGATCTCAGTAAGACGTTTTTAA
- a CDS encoding ChuX/HutX family heme-like substrate-binding protein: MPFSSTENSAIWQQYQSIKAQEPAKYARDIATEMGISEAELTHARVGHDAVRLTDEMREILAALELVGDTKCICRNEYAVHEHTGSFTHQHIGEHAGIVLNPRALDLRLFIRQWASAFSLREQSPRGERQSIQFFDHQGDAVLKVYVTAQTDLAAWNEVVARFTVANDLPLVITAAEAVQHAQTPDAAALDREWRAMTDVHQFFGLLKKHNLSRQQAFRLVGDDLASQVDNDALPRLLDTVLQQGNEIMIFVGNRGCVQIFTGALEKLTPMKGWLNIFNEHFTLHLREAGIAESWVTRKPTADGHVTSLELFAADGAQIAQIYGQRSEGQPEQTRWRAQIDALSNEGKAA; encoded by the coding sequence ATGCCTTTTTCATCCACAGAAAACTCCGCCATCTGGCAGCAATATCAGTCCATTAAAGCGCAGGAGCCTGCAAAATACGCCCGTGATATCGCAACTGAGATGGGCATCAGCGAAGCGGAATTAACCCACGCACGCGTAGGGCACGATGCCGTGCGCCTGACGGACGAGATGCGCGAGATCCTCGCCGCGCTGGAGCTGGTGGGAGACACAAAATGCATCTGCCGTAATGAGTACGCCGTCCATGAACACACCGGCAGTTTCACCCATCAGCATATCGGCGAACACGCCGGAATAGTCCTGAACCCGCGGGCGCTCGATCTGCGTCTGTTTATCCGTCAGTGGGCCAGCGCCTTCAGCCTGCGCGAGCAGAGCCCGCGCGGCGAGCGTCAGAGCATTCAGTTTTTCGACCATCAGGGCGACGCGGTGCTGAAAGTCTACGTTACGGCGCAGACCGATCTGGCGGCGTGGAATGAAGTGGTCGCACGTTTCACGGTAGCAAACGATCTGCCTCTGGTTATTACCGCCGCCGAGGCGGTGCAGCATGCACAAACCCCCGACGCGGCGGCGCTGGATCGGGAGTGGCGGGCGATGACCGATGTGCACCAGTTCTTTGGCCTGCTGAAAAAACACAATCTCTCGCGCCAGCAGGCCTTCCGGCTGGTGGGCGACGATCTTGCCAGCCAGGTCGATAATGACGCGCTGCCGCGCCTGCTGGATACGGTTTTGCAGCAGGGTAACGAGATTATGATTTTTGTCGGTAATCGCGGCTGCGTGCAGATCTTCACCGGCGCGCTGGAAAAACTGACGCCGATGAAAGGCTGGCTCAATATTTTCAACGAGCATTTCACTCTGCACCTGCGCGAGGCGGGAATTGCGGAGAGCTGGGTAACGCGTAAACCGACTGCCGACGGCCATGTCACCAGTCTGGAACTGTTCGCCGCGGATGGTGCGCAAATCGCCCAGATTTACGGCCAGCGCAGCGAAGGCCAGCCGGAACAAACCCGGTGGCGGGCGCAGATTGATGCGTTGAGCAATGAAGGGAAAGCCGCATGA
- a CDS encoding tagatose bisphosphate family class II aldolase — translation MFIISSKNMLLKAQRKGYAVPAFNIHNLETLQVVVETATEMRSPLIVAGTPGTFSYAGKGNIVAIAADLAREHNLPLAIHLDHHEVLNDIEAKVFAGVRSVMIDGSHYAFEENVRVVKEVVDFCHRYDASVEAELGRLGGVEDDLVVEGKDALYTHPEQAHEFVTRTGIDSLAVAIGTAHGLYTAEPKLDFERLAEIRARVDVPLVLHGASGLPEHDIRKAIDLGICKVNVATELKIAFSDALKTYFIQHPKANDPRHYMQPAKVAMKEVVRKVIHVCGCEGQL, via the coding sequence ATGTTCATCATTTCCAGTAAAAACATGCTCTTGAAAGCACAGCGTAAAGGCTATGCTGTCCCTGCATTTAACATCCACAACCTTGAAACACTGCAGGTGGTCGTCGAAACGGCGACAGAAATGCGATCGCCTTTGATCGTCGCTGGCACGCCCGGCACCTTTAGCTATGCCGGTAAGGGGAATATCGTGGCAATCGCTGCCGATCTGGCACGCGAACATAACCTGCCGCTGGCAATCCATCTGGATCACCATGAGGTTTTGAACGATATCGAAGCAAAAGTATTCGCGGGTGTACGTTCTGTAATGATCGACGGCTCCCATTATGCTTTCGAAGAGAATGTCAGAGTGGTGAAAGAGGTAGTCGATTTTTGTCATCGTTATGATGCCAGCGTTGAAGCTGAACTTGGTCGTCTGGGCGGTGTAGAAGATGATCTGGTCGTTGAGGGTAAAGATGCGCTGTATACCCATCCCGAACAGGCACACGAGTTTGTCACACGCACCGGTATTGACTCTTTAGCGGTCGCGATTGGTACTGCGCACGGGCTCTATACCGCCGAGCCTAAACTCGATTTTGAGCGGCTGGCAGAAATTCGCGCACGCGTAGATGTGCCACTGGTTCTGCACGGTGCTTCAGGCCTGCCCGAACATGACATTCGCAAAGCCATCGACCTCGGTATCTGCAAAGTCAACGTTGCGACAGAGTTGAAAATTGCCTTCTCCGACGCACTTAAAACCTATTTTATACAACATCCAAAAGCCAACGATCCGCGCCATTATATGCAGCCTGCGAAAGTAGCGATGAAAGAGGTAGTGCGTAAGGTTATTCATGTCTGTGGTTGTGAAGGACAACTGTAA
- a CDS encoding hemin ABC transporter substrate-binding protein, with translation MKKLLMLLAALPLVASAAAQKVVTLGGDITEIVYGLGAQSQLVGRDTTSTWPAEVNNVPDVGYVRQLNTEGILSLRPDIVLASNQAQPSLVLQKVAENHVRVIDVPGGYSLAAIDKKVAVIADALGKNAEGEQLRQKLKAQIAALPTSPVNKRVLFLLSHGGMGTMVAGQETAADGAIRAAGLQNAMQGFAHYRGLSQEGVIASQPDLIVISADGINSMGGEENLWKLPGLAQTPAGRNKQVMIIDDMALLGFGVRTPQALRDLRQKAEQLP, from the coding sequence ATGAAAAAATTACTGATGCTGCTGGCGGCCCTGCCGCTGGTGGCGAGCGCCGCCGCACAGAAGGTGGTGACGCTGGGCGGTGATATTACCGAAATTGTTTACGGGCTGGGCGCGCAGTCGCAGCTTGTCGGGCGCGACACCACCAGCACCTGGCCTGCCGAGGTGAATAACGTGCCGGATGTCGGCTATGTCCGGCAGCTCAATACCGAGGGCATCCTGTCGCTGCGCCCGGATATCGTACTGGCAAGCAACCAGGCGCAGCCGTCATTGGTATTACAAAAGGTGGCGGAAAATCATGTCAGGGTGATCGACGTACCCGGCGGCTACTCGCTGGCGGCGATTGATAAGAAAGTCGCCGTCATCGCCGATGCGCTCGGCAAAAACGCCGAAGGCGAGCAGCTGCGGCAAAAACTGAAAGCGCAAATTGCCGCGCTACCGACATCGCCGGTGAATAAGCGGGTCCTGTTTCTGCTGAGCCACGGCGGGATGGGAACGATGGTCGCCGGCCAGGAAACCGCCGCCGACGGCGCGATCCGTGCCGCCGGGTTACAGAACGCCATGCAGGGCTTTGCGCACTATCGCGGTCTTTCGCAGGAAGGTGTCATCGCCAGCCAGCCGGACCTGATCGTGATCTCTGCCGACGGGATTAACAGCATGGGCGGGGAAGAGAACCTGTGGAAATTGCCGGGACTGGCGCAAACCCCTGCCGGGCGTAATAAGCAGGTGATGATTATTGATGATATGGCCCTGCTCGGCTTTGGCGTGCGTACGCCGCAGGCGCTGCGCGATCTGCGTCAAAAAGCGGAGCAACTGCCCTGA
- a CDS encoding iron ABC transporter permease, with protein sequence MNRGVVCSLWGMLLLLVGLTLVATTQGAMALPLKSLWHPGDDALRQIWLTIRLPRVLLALVVGAALALSGCVMQGLFRNPLADPGLLGISSGSALAVACWLVLPLPVPALVALYAPMLAAFIGSLAVMVVIFLLSKARDNSLSRLLLVGIAINALCGAAVGLLSWLSNDAQLRQLSQWGMGSLGQAQWSTLLVATTLILPSAMAVWWVARQLNLLQLGDEEAHYLGVNVPQLQRVMLLCSALLVAAAVAISGIIGFIGLVVPHLMRMWLGADHRALVPGSLLAGAILLLIADTAARTVVVPAEMPVGLITSLLGAPWFLWLIFRQRRMEHG encoded by the coding sequence ATGAACCGCGGCGTGGTGTGCTCACTGTGGGGAATGCTGTTATTGCTGGTCGGTCTGACGCTGGTGGCAACCACCCAGGGGGCGATGGCGCTGCCGTTAAAGAGCCTGTGGCATCCCGGCGATGATGCGCTGCGCCAGATCTGGCTGACCATTCGTCTGCCGCGCGTGCTGCTGGCGCTGGTGGTCGGCGCGGCGCTGGCGCTCTCCGGCTGCGTAATGCAGGGGCTGTTTCGCAACCCGCTGGCCGATCCGGGACTGCTGGGGATCAGCAGCGGCAGCGCGCTGGCGGTGGCCTGCTGGCTGGTATTACCGTTGCCGGTTCCCGCGCTGGTGGCGCTGTATGCGCCGATGCTGGCGGCGTTTATCGGCAGCCTCGCGGTGATGGTGGTGATTTTTCTGCTCAGTAAGGCCCGCGATAATTCACTGTCGCGCCTGCTGCTGGTGGGGATTGCCATTAACGCGCTGTGCGGCGCTGCCGTTGGACTGCTGTCATGGCTAAGCAACGATGCCCAGCTTCGTCAGCTCTCGCAGTGGGGAATGGGCAGCCTCGGTCAGGCGCAGTGGTCCACGCTGCTGGTGGCAACCACGCTTATTTTACCCTCGGCAATGGCGGTATGGTGGGTTGCCCGCCAGCTTAATCTGCTGCAACTGGGCGATGAAGAAGCGCATTACCTGGGCGTCAATGTTCCGCAGCTGCAACGAGTGATGCTGCTTTGCAGCGCCTTGCTGGTGGCGGCAGCGGTGGCGATCAGCGGGATTATCGGTTTTATTGGGCTGGTGGTGCCGCACCTGATGCGCATGTGGCTGGGGGCCGATCACCGCGCGCTGGTGCCGGGTTCGCTGCTGGCGGGAGCCATCCTGCTGCTGATCGCCGATACCGCGGCCCGCACCGTTGTCGTACCTGCGGAGATGCCGGTGGGTCTGATCACCAGCTTGCTCGGCGCGCCCTGGTTTCTGTGGTTGATCTTCCGCCAAAGGAGAATGGAGCATGGATAA
- a CDS encoding SelT/SelW/SelH family protein, whose amino-acid sequence MSKNAVTLQYCSQCNWMLRATWMAQELLQTFSTDLDSVRLVPGTGGIFVIDIDGHVIWDRKQDGGFPDAAELKRRVRDSCFPEKALGHVEKKDD is encoded by the coding sequence ATGAGCAAAAACGCCGTCACATTGCAGTACTGTTCCCAGTGCAACTGGATGCTACGCGCCACCTGGATGGCGCAGGAGCTGCTGCAAACGTTTAGTACCGATCTCGATTCTGTACGCCTGGTGCCGGGCACCGGCGGGATTTTTGTTATCGATATTGATGGTCACGTTATCTGGGATCGTAAGCAGGACGGCGGTTTTCCCGATGCGGCAGAGCTAAAACGCCGGGTGCGGGACTCTTGTTTTCCAGAGAAAGCGCTGGGACATGTGGAGAAGAAAGACGACTAA
- a CDS encoding TonB-dependent receptor, whose amino-acid sequence MHTSHISPQRFRKSVLVTSLLTALYQTAAFAADTGTLTTTAKNAAQDTADEMIVTAPAPDLKAGSTHSVSAQDLQNKGANDFGSIMRYEPLISATGASGGSGNGKSGFDRGGYTGYNIRGLESNRVGIDVDGIAQPDATGRSYVSRSGVNTFGIGRDYIDPYMYGNVDIESGATSTEQANTSIGGNVSFRPKSADDYLRPGKNTAFGYQSDYDSADRSWHNGVTGAAGDETLRGVFVYSRRDGQQTRNNSDTVDAYPANWHSDAMMASGIWQPNDEHKLTGTLDYYHKTNHTHYDSWNSSGSQILGDAQQTSQTRRWGVSLKDDWTPVNDWLDSMSTKVYYQHTEAHDRTYMPDSITTAMQTVYSDYDTDTWGIQNALAKTLGRHDLRAGFNASTTETKRPFRQSPAPTAYSEIMQPEADSKSYTLGAFVQDQINFDAGGHHFAVIPGARVVHQSMKPDNLSSLTTNSSVLDESEVSTLYGKNTDTQLLPSLTFQYDITPRLMTYLQYKRGAEFPNASQLYGSWNLGSSYAGRQQYALIGNTDLKTETSDNVEWGMKGDVTDGITLRTALFYNTYKNFIAYTRYSRAGNPDRFTNVPSNIYTTYQAENRDKAFIYGGEISAKFNFGTWFEEVNGLSATLAYGYTEGKSKSSYMGDKYIDLDSVAPMKAIAGVAWDDPAKRYGTALTATFVKGKRATATSRESYTNTGSTIADSTNEYMRVPGYGLLDWTAYWQVAKNVRLNGGVYNITDRKYWDYLSSRTIEESTRQDAYDKALAVMPGRTWQLGVNVDF is encoded by the coding sequence ATGCATACATCGCACATTTCTCCTCAACGTTTCAGGAAGAGCGTTCTGGTGACGTCATTACTCACAGCGCTCTATCAGACTGCGGCTTTCGCGGCTGATACCGGGACTTTAACGACTACCGCAAAAAATGCCGCACAGGATACGGCTGACGAGATGATTGTCACCGCGCCAGCGCCGGACCTCAAAGCGGGAAGTACGCATTCTGTCAGCGCCCAGGACCTGCAAAACAAAGGCGCAAACGACTTTGGTTCCATCATGCGTTATGAACCGTTAATCAGCGCGACCGGTGCCAGCGGAGGTTCCGGCAACGGCAAAAGCGGTTTTGACCGCGGCGGCTATACCGGCTACAACATTCGTGGGCTGGAAAGCAACCGGGTTGGCATTGATGTCGATGGGATCGCTCAGCCGGACGCCACTGGCCGCAGCTACGTTAGCCGGTCAGGAGTGAACACGTTTGGCATTGGCCGCGACTACATCGATCCGTATATGTATGGCAATGTTGATATTGAATCCGGCGCGACCTCTACCGAACAGGCCAACACATCTATCGGCGGCAATGTCTCTTTCCGCCCGAAATCCGCTGACGATTATCTGCGTCCGGGAAAAAACACCGCATTTGGCTACCAGAGTGATTACGACTCTGCCGATCGCAGCTGGCACAATGGCGTGACCGGGGCGGCGGGGGATGAAACCCTGCGCGGCGTGTTTGTCTACAGCCGTCGTGACGGTCAGCAAACCCGCAACAACAGTGACACCGTCGATGCGTATCCGGCTAACTGGCACTCTGATGCGATGATGGCCTCCGGTATCTGGCAGCCCAACGATGAACATAAACTGACCGGTACGCTGGATTACTACCACAAAACCAACCATACCCATTACGACTCGTGGAACAGCAGCGGCAGCCAGATCCTTGGCGATGCCCAACAGACCAGCCAGACCCGTCGCTGGGGCGTCAGCCTGAAAGATGACTGGACGCCAGTGAATGACTGGCTGGACAGCATGTCGACCAAAGTCTACTACCAGCATACTGAAGCGCATGACCGCACTTATATGCCGGACAGCATTACTACCGCCATGCAGACGGTCTATTCAGACTATGACACCGATACCTGGGGCATTCAGAACGCGCTGGCGAAAACGCTGGGCCGCCACGATCTCCGCGCCGGGTTTAACGCCAGTACCACGGAAACGAAGCGTCCGTTCAGACAGTCTCCAGCGCCAACGGCGTACAGCGAAATTATGCAGCCGGAAGCGGACAGCAAAAGCTATACCCTCGGTGCCTTCGTGCAGGATCAGATTAATTTCGACGCGGGTGGCCACCATTTCGCCGTCATCCCTGGCGCACGCGTCGTCCATCAGTCGATGAAGCCGGATAATCTCTCCAGCCTGACGACCAACAGCAGCGTTCTGGATGAGTCTGAAGTCTCGACGTTATACGGCAAAAATACCGACACCCAGCTGTTACCGTCACTCACCTTCCAGTACGACATTACCCCGCGCCTGATGACGTATCTGCAATACAAACGCGGGGCGGAGTTCCCTAATGCCAGCCAGCTGTACGGTTCCTGGAACCTTGGCTCCAGCTACGCGGGCAGACAGCAATATGCGCTGATCGGTAATACCGACCTGAAAACCGAAACCAGCGATAACGTTGAGTGGGGCATGAAAGGGGACGTGACCGACGGCATCACCCTGCGCACCGCGCTGTTCTATAACACCTATAAAAACTTTATCGCCTATACCCGTTATTCGCGCGCCGGGAATCCGGACCGGTTCACCAACGTTCCGTCCAATATTTACACCACTTATCAGGCGGAAAACCGGGATAAAGCCTTTATCTACGGCGGTGAAATTAGCGCTAAATTTAACTTTGGCACCTGGTTTGAAGAGGTGAATGGCCTGAGCGCGACGCTCGCCTATGGTTATACCGAAGGGAAATCGAAATCCAGCTATATGGGGGATAAATACATTGATCTCGACAGCGTCGCGCCGATGAAAGCGATTGCTGGCGTCGCGTGGGACGATCCGGCGAAACGGTATGGCACGGCGTTAACCGCGACCTTCGTGAAAGGCAAACGCGCCACCGCGACCAGCCGCGAGTCCTACACTAATACCGGTTCGACGATCGCCGATTCCACCAATGAATACATGCGGGTGCCGGGTTATGGTCTGCTGGACTGGACGGCGTACTGGCAGGTGGCGAAGAACGTCAGACTCAACGGCGGCGTTTATAACATTACCGACCGCAAATATTGGGATTATCTGAGCAGCCGTACCATTGAGGAGTCCACGCGCCAGGATGCGTATGACAAGGCGCTGGCGGTGATGCCGGGCCGTACGTGGCAACTGGGTGTTAACGTAGATTTTTGA
- a CDS encoding PTS fructose transporter subunit IIBC has translation MKKIIAVTGCPTGIAHTFMAEEALKHAAKKLSVEIKVETNGASGVENAILPEDLMGIAGVIIAADKDVGADRFNGLPVIEVPVKEAIHRPVELINKVLNNEAPVRKGEKTISRAAAENESFGRQIYKHLMSGVSNMLPFVVAGGILIAVSFLWGIYSADPKSAEYNAIAAILMKIGQQAFSIMVPVFTAYIAWSVSGKPGLVAGFVGGLLANATGAGFLGGIIAGFAAGYLMLWVKNLLNGLPRQYEGLKSIFIMPLIGVLVIGLLMVLLGQPVAAINNGMMNWLASLQEANPILLGIVVGAMCSFDFGGPVNKAAYVTGTLLLGQGNYFFMAGVSAACITPPLVIALATTFFPKGFSEEERAAGIVNYILGFTHITEGAIPFAAKDPLRVIPMMMIASSVSAVLSYSLHIQVPAPHGGFLILPLVSKPLAWVLCILTGSACGAVMLGVWRLWLNRKQSVLTASANI, from the coding sequence ATGAAAAAGATCATTGCCGTTACCGGTTGCCCTACCGGAATTGCGCATACCTTTATGGCTGAAGAAGCCTTAAAGCACGCAGCAAAAAAACTGTCTGTCGAAATAAAAGTAGAAACCAATGGTGCCAGTGGCGTAGAAAACGCCATTTTGCCGGAGGATTTAATGGGTATCGCAGGCGTCATTATCGCGGCGGATAAAGATGTCGGGGCCGATCGCTTTAATGGCCTGCCCGTTATTGAAGTTCCCGTGAAAGAGGCGATCCATCGTCCGGTAGAACTTATCAATAAAGTACTTAATAACGAAGCGCCCGTTCGTAAAGGAGAAAAAACAATTTCCCGAGCTGCGGCAGAAAATGAATCCTTTGGCCGCCAGATCTATAAGCATTTGATGAGTGGCGTATCGAACATGCTGCCGTTTGTCGTCGCCGGGGGTATTTTAATCGCTGTTTCTTTCTTATGGGGAATTTATTCAGCCGATCCAAAATCCGCTGAATATAATGCTATTGCTGCGATATTAATGAAGATTGGCCAGCAGGCATTTTCTATCATGGTCCCGGTCTTCACTGCCTATATTGCGTGGTCTGTTTCCGGTAAACCAGGGCTGGTTGCCGGGTTTGTTGGCGGCTTACTGGCGAATGCGACCGGCGCAGGCTTTCTTGGCGGGATCATCGCTGGTTTCGCCGCTGGCTATTTAATGCTATGGGTCAAAAATCTGCTCAACGGCCTGCCACGACAATATGAAGGTCTGAAATCGATTTTCATCATGCCGCTGATTGGGGTGTTGGTTATTGGCCTGTTGATGGTACTACTGGGCCAGCCCGTCGCGGCCATTAATAACGGTATGATGAACTGGCTCGCATCACTGCAAGAAGCTAATCCCATCCTGCTGGGTATTGTCGTGGGGGCGATGTGTTCATTTGATTTTGGTGGCCCTGTCAATAAAGCTGCTTATGTAACGGGCACTTTGCTGCTCGGTCAGGGAAACTATTTCTTCATGGCTGGCGTCTCGGCGGCCTGTATTACGCCGCCCCTGGTTATCGCGCTGGCAACAACATTCTTTCCGAAAGGGTTTAGTGAAGAAGAACGCGCAGCAGGGATAGTGAATTATATCCTCGGGTTTACACATATCACCGAAGGTGCGATCCCATTTGCAGCTAAAGATCCGCTACGCGTCATTCCTATGATGATGATCGCCTCCAGTGTTTCGGCGGTACTGAGTTATAGCCTGCATATTCAGGTACCCGCACCCCATGGCGGTTTCCTAATCCTGCCTCTGGTCAGTAAACCTCTTGCATGGGTGTTATGTATTCTGACCGGTTCTGCCTGTGGCGCGGTGATGCTTGGGGTCTGGCGTTTATGGCTCAACCGTAAACAGTCCGTGCTGACTGCTTCTGCCAATATTTAA
- a CDS encoding HPr family phosphocarrier protein: MRLCEHDIFISDEQVTKDTALRYVAGHLVNAGNTTEGYLQGMLAREAQISTYLGNGIAIPHGTPETRDSVLNTGVKVIVFRHGVSWGEDNIAYAVIAIAARSNEHLDILRQLTHVLSNDEIPHAIKNANTPAEVLAILYGEHQPAEVVPDATPQGEQATFAINNPHGLHARPGAILVKVIKQFQSQITIENLDDPKGPVDGKNLMRVVSLGAKQGHRLHFTACGKDASQALSTIGAAVNGGLGEVTISSPQPPSSPPKSGRGWLSRLFG, from the coding sequence ATGCGGCTTTGTGAACATGATATTTTTATCAGTGACGAGCAGGTGACTAAGGACACTGCGCTTAGGTACGTTGCCGGGCATCTGGTCAACGCCGGGAATACTACCGAAGGGTATTTACAGGGTATGCTGGCGCGGGAAGCGCAAATCTCGACATATCTGGGCAATGGTATTGCAATCCCACACGGTACGCCGGAAACCCGTGACAGCGTGCTAAACACCGGCGTTAAGGTCATAGTATTTCGTCATGGCGTATCCTGGGGAGAAGACAATATCGCGTATGCCGTCATCGCTATTGCCGCGAGGTCGAACGAACACCTGGACATCCTGCGCCAGTTGACCCACGTGTTGAGCAATGACGAGATCCCGCACGCGATCAAAAATGCCAACACACCGGCAGAAGTACTGGCGATCTTATACGGAGAACACCAACCGGCCGAGGTGGTGCCCGATGCCACTCCACAAGGCGAACAGGCTACGTTTGCGATCAATAATCCTCATGGGCTGCACGCCCGGCCAGGCGCAATACTGGTAAAAGTGATTAAACAGTTTCAAAGCCAGATTACCATTGAAAATCTGGACGATCCGAAAGGACCCGTCGATGGTAAAAACCTGATGCGAGTCGTTTCCCTTGGTGCAAAGCAAGGGCACCGTCTGCATTTTACGGCCTGTGGAAAGGATGCTTCTCAGGCACTGAGCACAATTGGTGCTGCGGTTAATGGCGGGCTGGGAGAGGTGACAATATCCTCGCCCCAGCCTCCTTCATCCCCGCCAAAATCTGGACGCGGCTGGCTGTCACGGTTGTTTGGATAA
- a CDS encoding heme ABC transporter ATP-binding protein, producing MDNTLVAAHLRLQCGQRWLIDDVSLMLASGELVALIGPNGAGKSTLLRLLTGYLPADQGECWLAGHSLKQWPARALSRRRAVMLQQTQLRFDWPVEAIVAMGRAPWGTRHEAEIVREVMALTSCTDLAGRHYATLSGGEQQRVQLARSLAQLWKDGAPEGWLFLDEPTSALDLYHQQQLLRLLKKLTASGNLHVCIVLHDLNLAALWADRVLLLNRGKLVAQGTPQQVIQTDVIAQWYGAEVQVNPHPGNDTPHVFLCA from the coding sequence ATGGATAACACCTTAGTCGCTGCCCATTTGCGTCTGCAATGCGGGCAGCGATGGCTGATCGATGATGTCTCGTTAATGCTTGCCAGCGGTGAACTGGTTGCGCTAATCGGCCCCAATGGTGCGGGGAAATCAACGCTGTTGCGCCTGCTGACCGGGTATTTGCCCGCGGATCAGGGGGAATGCTGGCTGGCGGGGCACTCGCTGAAACAGTGGCCCGCCCGCGCGCTTTCCCGCCGCCGTGCGGTGATGTTGCAGCAAACGCAGCTGCGTTTTGACTGGCCGGTAGAGGCTATCGTCGCCATGGGCCGTGCGCCCTGGGGAACGCGGCATGAAGCGGAGATCGTCCGCGAGGTCATGGCGTTGACCAGCTGTACCGATCTGGCGGGTCGCCACTATGCCACTCTCTCCGGCGGCGAGCAGCAGCGGGTCCAGCTGGCGCGCAGTCTGGCGCAGCTGTGGAAAGACGGCGCCCCCGAAGGCTGGCTGTTTCTTGACGAACCCACCTCGGCACTGGATCTTTACCATCAACAGCAGCTGTTACGCTTACTGAAAAAACTCACCGCCAGCGGGAACCTGCACGTCTGTATCGTATTACACGATCTTAATCTGGCGGCGCTATGGGCAGACCGCGTGCTGCTGTTAAACCGGGGAAAACTGGTGGCGCAGGGGACGCCGCAGCAGGTGATTCAAACCGACGTCATCGCGCAATGGTATGGGGCAGAAGTGCAGGTAAATCCGCACCCCGGTAACGATACGCCGCATGTTTTTCTGTGTGCGTAA
- a CDS encoding YmjA family protein, translated as MNNEIPLKYYDIADEYATECAEPVKDAERDPLAHYFQLLITRLMNNEEISEEAQREMASEAGINEQRIDEIATFLNQWGNE; from the coding sequence ATGAACAACGAAATCCCACTGAAGTATTATGACATCGCCGATGAGTACGCGACCGAATGCGCAGAGCCGGTGAAAGACGCTGAACGCGATCCCCTGGCACACTATTTTCAACTGCTGATCACCCGCTTAATGAATAACGAGGAGATCAGCGAAGAAGCGCAGAGAGAAATGGCCAGCGAAGCGGGTATTAACGAGCAACGTATTGACGAGATAGCCACGTTCCTCAATCAATGGGGTAATGAGTAA